GACCGAATAGCGGCCCCCCGGTTTGACCATGCGGGCTACGGCATCGAAGACGGCCCGTGTATCTTTGTCGTGATGCATCACGCCAATCGAGAAGACGAAATCAAATGATGCGGGTTCAAACGGGAGATGTTTCAGATCGGCCTGGACCAGTTGAACATTCTTCAGGTGACTGCAGAGCGTTTGTGCTTTCTCGACTGCAGTCGTGTGATCGGCACCGAATACATTGCCCCCTGCTTCAGCGGCGACTTTACAGTAACGGCCGCCTCCACAGCCGGCGTCCAGGATTTTGAGTCCCTGTAATTCACTGAGTTCTAAGCCGGTTTTGGCAGCAAAGGTGGCGCGGTCTTCATCATCATGCGCTACCTCGTATTTATTCCACTGCAATCCGAAGCTGGTAAGATGTTCGGATTCGACAAACCGGGGGATATTCATTTTGACAGGAAAAGAACCTTTGGTTTCCCGGTCGATGAGTACACTTTGTTCCGCATCCCATTCCAGATGATTT
This genomic interval from Gimesia alba contains the following:
- a CDS encoding class I SAM-dependent methyltransferase, encoding MTKETAGNTFLSQELLELLRNPENGNHLEWDAEQSVLIDRETKGSFPVKMNIPRFVESEHLTSFGLQWNKYEVAHDDEDRATFAAKTGLELSELQGLKILDAGCGGGRYCKVAAEAGGNVFGADHTTAVEKAQTLCSHLKNVQLVQADLKHLPFEPASFDFVFSIGVMHHDKDTRAVFDAVARMVKPGGRYSVWLYRKNQWWQERINSGLRKITTRMTPKKLEPWCRLGAWLGGIPVINKVLNKIVNFSNHPNWENRVCDTFDWFAPAYQYHHTTDELKSWFEQAGFEDLKILPPEKSGAFYLWCYHHNLLIGSGVNIQGTKTA